One part of the Acetoanaerobium sticklandii genome encodes these proteins:
- a CDS encoding SAP domain-containing protein: MLYINKSNSECYDFENGIDFPPGEVIESEATSFVKRKLKEGILGEVNEEELQDEDEIDLNKLTVPQLKELAAKRKIDIDSDDKKQEIIDKIKAGV, encoded by the coding sequence ATGTTGTATATAAATAAAAGCAATTCAGAATGCTATGATTTTGAAAATGGCATTGATTTTCCACCTGGAGAAGTAATTGAATCTGAGGCTACAAGTTTTGTTAAAAGAAAGCTTAAAGAGGGGATTCTTGGTGAAGTTAATGAAGAAGAACTTCAAGATGAGGATGAAATTGATTTAAATAAGCTTACTGTTCCACAACTTAAGGAACTAGCGGCTAAAAGAAAAATAGATATTGATTCTGATGATAAGAAGCAAGAAATCATTGATAAGATTAAGGCAGGTGTTTAA
- a CDS encoding phage major capsid protein produces the protein MGYDNLKLEKGIYQEATAEGKTFAQKLEELDPSSEYEGVKGLENLDAFQRQLKRFDIKVKGAKSDVVEKFFTTTESSILFPEFISRTVRTALEKESILPKLIATTTEIDSDTYKSIYMDTDTSQKQLRRVAEGSKFPVTTLKTKEKEVNIFKFGVELDTTYEAIRRKKIDIFAIALRQIASQIAVDQLEEVVNVLINGDGNTNPAPSFTVGDSTIKGTAGTIGYAEMVRFWATMKRPYKMNALIADTNGIVDLLLIPEFKDPQAGFDFQKNGQLITPLGINMDIVDEVPASKIIGIDTRYAIEKVQEMGVTVESDKLIDKQISRSVISQVSGFAKLFKEAANVLNKG, from the coding sequence ATGGGATACGATAATTTAAAACTTGAAAAAGGGATTTACCAAGAAGCTACAGCAGAGGGAAAAACATTTGCTCAGAAACTAGAAGAGCTTGACCCAAGTTCTGAATATGAAGGCGTAAAAGGACTAGAGAACCTAGATGCTTTTCAAAGACAGCTTAAGCGTTTTGATATAAAAGTAAAAGGTGCAAAATCAGATGTAGTTGAAAAGTTCTTCACTACAACTGAATCATCAATTCTTTTCCCAGAGTTTATCTCTAGAACTGTTAGAACAGCTTTGGAAAAAGAAAGTATACTTCCTAAGTTAATCGCTACTACTACTGAGATAGATTCTGATACTTATAAATCTATCTATATGGATACAGATACTAGTCAAAAGCAACTTAGAAGAGTAGCAGAAGGTTCTAAGTTTCCTGTTACTACTTTAAAGACAAAAGAGAAAGAAGTTAATATCTTCAAGTTTGGGGTTGAGCTTGATACTACCTATGAGGCTATTAGAAGAAAGAAAATAGATATATTCGCTATTGCTCTAAGACAAATAGCTTCACAAATAGCAGTAGACCAGCTTGAAGAAGTGGTTAATGTGCTAATAAATGGAGATGGTAATACAAATCCTGCTCCTTCCTTTACTGTAGGAGATTCTACAATTAAAGGAACAGCTGGAACAATTGGATATGCTGAAATGGTAAGATTCTGGGCAACTATGAAAAGACCATATAAGATGAATGCATTAATTGCTGATACTAATGGTATTGTTGACCTTCTGCTTATTCCTGAATTTAAGGACCCTCAAGCTGGATTTGATTTTCAAAAGAATGGTCAGCTTATCACTCCTCTTGGAATCAATATGGATATAGTTGATGAAGTTCCAGCAAGTAAAATTATTGGAATTGATACAAGATACGCTATTGAAAAAGTGCAAGAGATGGGAGTTACAGTTGAATCAGATAAGCTTATAGATAAACAGATTTCTAGATCAGTAATTTCTCAGGTTTCTGGTTTTGCTAAACTTTTCAAAGAAGCAGCTAATGTATTGAATAAGGGGTAG
- a CDS encoding PBSX family phage terminase large subunit encodes MKTRKAAFKFMPFSKKQKKILTWWMKESPVSDMDGIIADGAIRSGKTLSMSLSYVIWAMTEFQNQNFGMCGKTIGSFRRNVLFWLKLMLKSRGYKVQDKRADNLLIVSRKNITNFFYIFGGKDERSQDLVQGITLAGCFFDEVALMPESFVNQATGRCSVDGSKWWFNCNPNGPFHWFKTDWIDKAIDKNILYLHFTMDDNLSLSEKIKERYRKMYSGVFFKRYILGLWVLAEGIIYDMFTEDDHIVPSKDRTYSKFYVSCDYGTQNPTTFGMYGEYLGKWYKVKEYYYSGRKEGKQKTDSEFADDYEKFIEGYEVEGIIVDPSAASFIAELRKRNHRVIKAKNDVLDGIRSVGTLLKMGVFLFNDCCKETFREFSSYSWDPKAAAKGEDKPLKENDHAMDADRYFAFTILRPIFLKKKVKLFVSSTDR; translated from the coding sequence ATGAAGACTAGAAAAGCAGCTTTTAAGTTCATGCCTTTTAGTAAAAAGCAAAAGAAAATACTAACTTGGTGGATGAAAGAATCACCTGTGTCAGATATGGATGGAATTATTGCAGATGGAGCTATAAGAAGCGGTAAGACTTTATCTATGTCACTTTCATATGTTATATGGGCAATGACAGAGTTTCAAAATCAAAACTTTGGCATGTGTGGAAAGACAATAGGCTCTTTCAGGCGAAATGTTTTGTTCTGGCTCAAGCTAATGCTTAAATCAAGAGGTTATAAAGTCCAGGATAAAAGAGCGGACAACTTGCTCATAGTATCTAGAAAAAATATAACTAATTTCTTTTATATATTTGGTGGTAAAGATGAACGCTCGCAGGATTTAGTACAGGGTATTACATTAGCTGGATGTTTCTTCGATGAGGTTGCACTTATGCCTGAGAGTTTCGTTAATCAGGCAACTGGTAGATGCTCGGTTGATGGGTCTAAGTGGTGGTTCAACTGTAACCCTAATGGACCTTTTCACTGGTTCAAGACCGATTGGATAGACAAAGCTATAGATAAGAACATTCTTTATCTACACTTTACTATGGATGACAATCTTTCTTTATCTGAGAAGATTAAGGAAAGATATAGAAAGATGTATTCAGGTGTATTCTTTAAGAGGTATATCCTTGGACTATGGGTACTAGCCGAGGGAATCATATATGATATGTTCACAGAAGATGATCATATAGTTCCATCAAAAGATAGAACCTACTCAAAGTTTTATGTATCTTGCGACTATGGTACTCAGAATCCTACTACATTTGGTATGTATGGTGAGTATTTAGGTAAATGGTACAAGGTTAAAGAATACTATTACTCTGGAAGAAAAGAAGGAAAGCAAAAGACAGACTCAGAGTTTGCAGATGATTATGAGAAGTTCATAGAAGGTTATGAGGTTGAAGGTATAATTGTTGACCCTTCGGCAGCATCATTTATAGCTGAGCTTAGAAAAAGAAATCACAGAGTTATAAAGGCTAAGAATGATGTATTAGATGGAATAAGAAGCGTGGGCACCCTTTTAAAGATGGGTGTTTTTCTATTCAATGACTGCTGTAAAGAAACTTTTAGAGAGTTTTCTTCATATTCATGGGACCCTAAAGCAGCGGCAAAAGGAGAAGATAAACCACTAAAAGAAAATGACCATGCCATGGATGCAGACAGATATTTTGCTTTTACAATATTAAGACCAATATTCCTTAAGAAGAAGGTTAAATTATTTGTTTCTAGCACTGATAGATAG
- a CDS encoding terminase small subunit yields MADIRAPAELAENDYMLGMKYKEIAEKYNVSINTVKSWKKRHDWNRTGVHTKSERVHPKKEVEKPQLEVESEDDSNLTDKQKLFCLYYVKYWNQTKAALKAGYGKDTARFTASNLMKKPHIKKEIDRLKKSIRDGLSFEPMAIFQKYLDIAFSDITDYLEFGREEVPVMGAFGPIEVSVDGDMVPLTKIVNTVKFKESYEVDGTILSEVKQGKDGVSIKLLDKMKALEWLSDRLDFLTDEVRRKLEIETEKVNIAREKLQLEKNKLEGEEELEDDGFLEALKGEVNEVWDDED; encoded by the coding sequence GTGGCAGATATAAGAGCCCCAGCAGAACTAGCAGAAAATGATTATATGCTAGGTATGAAATATAAAGAGATAGCAGAGAAATATAATGTCTCAATTAATACAGTAAAAAGCTGGAAAAAAAGACACGATTGGAATAGAACAGGGGTGCACACAAAAAGCGAAAGGGTGCACCCTAAAAAAGAAGTAGAAAAACCACAACTTGAAGTCGAGTCAGAAGATGATTCTAACCTTACAGATAAGCAAAAGTTATTTTGCCTTTACTATGTTAAGTACTGGAATCAAACTAAGGCAGCTTTAAAAGCTGGATATGGTAAAGATACAGCTAGGTTTACAGCTTCAAATCTTATGAAAAAACCTCATATCAAAAAAGAAATAGACCGACTTAAAAAAAGTATTAGAGATGGTCTTTCCTTTGAACCTATGGCTATATTCCAGAAATACTTGGATATAGCCTTTTCTGATATTACAGACTATCTAGAGTTTGGTAGAGAAGAGGTTCCTGTTATGGGAGCTTTTGGCCCGATAGAAGTTTCAGTTGATGGCGATATGGTTCCGCTTACTAAAATTGTGAATACTGTAAAGTTCAAAGAATCATACGAAGTAGATGGAACTATACTCTCTGAGGTTAAACAGGGAAAAGATGGTGTGTCTATCAAGCTCTTAGACAAGATGAAAGCTCTTGAGTGGTTATCTGATAGGCTTGATTTTCTTACTGATGAAGTTAGAAGAAAACTTGAAATTGAAACCGAGAAAGTTAATATTGCTAGAGAAAAGCTTCAACTTGAAAAGAATAAACTTGAGGGTGAAGAAGAATTAGAAGATGATGGATTCTTAGAAGCTCTTAAAGGTGAAGTAAATGAGGTATGGGACGATGAAGACTAG